One window of the Natrinema sp. CBA1119 genome contains the following:
- a CDS encoding type II secretion system F family protein, translated as MRLVTVGPLAFALLLCALVVIARDADRVDRAMSRIAIQLFGSTVDAVRGERPDRQAALRAARVPTTGRDYGSKTLLYAAITAVAGSILGIYAIWGLLVLLSIDPDTLRAALPDPLGFLAAMGGLPSLSLVELVVLFCGSALTLGAVAGYATYWFRWWYPGYVADARARRIEAGLPALVAFIYALSRSGMAFPAVVRVVADQQDTYGEAAAEFSVALRSMDTFGTDVITALQTMGRRSPSPQFREFTENLVSVLQSGQGLSPFLERQYQDYREDAESQQESALDLLGTLAEAYVTVLVAGPLFLITILVVMGIAGDDTFGQLRLFVYLVLPLANVGFMVYLSTVTDKLDPSNGVARESPAVDAPSVNAAPSGVEQRADGGRGTERDAATGPTPTPHPNVERVRYYRLLAGIRDRFGHPIRTLVERPTLTLAITVPIVLGALVGQLPTALEGGFDATAVDDTVAVGAFGVLTIFAIAYELHRRRLAAIEGAVPDLLDRLASVNEAGLSIVASIGRVRGSDLGPLGPELDRIWNDIQWGADLQTALGRFEGRVGTRSISRVVTLLTESMKASGNLETTLRIAARQAAADRRLERERKQAMVEYMVVVYVSFLVFLFIIAVLAGYLIPNLPTGGAELPAASGSGISGLSGFSQVSADAYAMLFYHATLVQGTFSGLIAGQLSTGDVGAGTKHAAAMIGLSVLVFAILL; from the coding sequence ATGAGACTCGTCACCGTCGGTCCGCTGGCGTTCGCGCTGCTGCTCTGTGCGCTGGTCGTGATCGCCAGAGACGCCGACCGCGTCGATCGGGCCATGAGCCGGATCGCGATCCAGCTCTTCGGGAGCACTGTCGATGCGGTCCGCGGCGAGCGCCCGGACAGGCAAGCGGCGTTACGAGCCGCACGGGTTCCGACGACCGGCCGCGATTACGGGTCGAAGACGCTACTGTACGCCGCCATCACCGCCGTCGCCGGCTCGATTCTCGGAATCTACGCGATCTGGGGCCTCCTCGTTCTCCTCTCGATCGATCCCGACACGCTGCGGGCGGCGCTCCCGGACCCGCTCGGGTTCCTCGCGGCCATGGGCGGGCTCCCGTCCCTGTCGCTGGTCGAACTCGTGGTCCTCTTCTGTGGTTCCGCGCTCACGCTCGGGGCCGTGGCCGGCTACGCCACCTACTGGTTCCGATGGTGGTATCCGGGGTACGTCGCTGATGCCCGCGCCCGACGGATCGAGGCAGGATTACCCGCGCTGGTCGCCTTTATCTACGCGCTCTCGCGGAGCGGCATGGCGTTCCCAGCGGTCGTCCGCGTCGTCGCCGATCAGCAGGACACCTACGGCGAGGCCGCCGCGGAGTTTTCGGTCGCACTCCGGAGCATGGACACGTTCGGCACCGACGTCATCACCGCCCTCCAGACGATGGGGCGGCGCTCGCCCAGCCCGCAGTTCCGCGAGTTCACCGAGAACCTCGTCAGCGTCCTCCAGAGCGGGCAGGGGCTCTCGCCGTTCCTCGAGCGCCAGTATCAGGACTACCGCGAGGACGCCGAATCCCAGCAGGAAAGCGCCCTCGATCTGCTCGGGACGCTGGCCGAAGCCTACGTCACGGTGCTGGTCGCGGGGCCGCTCTTTCTGATCACCATTCTCGTCGTCATGGGGATCGCCGGCGACGACACGTTCGGGCAGTTACGGCTGTTCGTCTACCTCGTCTTGCCCCTGGCGAACGTCGGCTTCATGGTGTATCTGAGTACGGTGACCGACAAGCTCGACCCCAGCAACGGGGTCGCCAGGGAGTCGCCCGCCGTCGACGCGCCGTCCGTCAATGCGGCTCCCTCCGGCGTCGAACAACGGGCTGACGGCGGGCGCGGAACGGAGAGGGATGCCGCCACCGGGCCGACCCCGACTCCGCACCCGAACGTCGAACGGGTGCGGTACTACCGCCTGCTGGCCGGGATCCGCGATCGGTTCGGCCACCCGATTCGAACGCTCGTCGAGCGGCCGACGCTCACGCTCGCGATCACCGTCCCGATCGTGCTCGGAGCACTGGTCGGTCAGCTCCCGACGGCGCTCGAGGGCGGGTTCGACGCGACGGCGGTCGACGACACCGTCGCCGTCGGGGCTTTCGGAGTCCTGACCATCTTCGCGATCGCCTACGAACTCCACCGTCGCCGGCTCGCGGCGATCGAAGGCGCGGTCCCGGATCTGCTCGATCGACTCGCCAGCGTCAACGAGGCCGGCCTGTCGATCGTCGCGTCGATCGGCCGCGTTCGAGGGTCCGATCTCGGGCCGCTCGGTCCCGAACTCGACCGGATCTGGAACGACATCCAGTGGGGTGCCGATCTCCAGACGGCGCTCGGCCGATTCGAGGGTCGCGTCGGTACCCGTTCGATCTCCCGGGTCGTCACCCTGCTCACCGAGTCGATGAAGGCCAGCGGCAACCTCGAGACCACCCTCCGAATCGCCGCGCGGCAAGCGGCGGCGGATCGCCGTCTCGAGCGCGAGCGCAAGCAGGCGATGGTCGAGTACATGGTGGTCGTCTACGTCTCGTTTCTGGTCTTCCTGTTCATCATCGCCGTGCTCGCCGGCTATCTGATCCCGAACCTCCCGACCGGGGGTGCGGAGCTACCCGCCGCGTCCGGCTCCGGAATCAGCGGCCTGAGCGGGTTCTCCCAGGTCAGTGCCGACGCCTACGCCATGCTCTTCTACCACGCGACCCTCGTTCAGGGAACGTTCTCGGGGTTAATCGCCGGCCAGTTGAGCACCGGGGATGTCGGAGCGGGCACGAAACACGCCGCCGCCATGATCGGGCTCTCCGTGCTGGTCTTCGCGATTTTGCTCTGA
- a CDS encoding type II/IV secretion system ATPase subunit gives MDSSDHNGSGGARTNGESNVGTRLSDDSAATDTDGSDVAAGDRLESTIDAARRTLRRFVETLRGSTVDIGAYEPSSHGPLVTFDDPQGLEEIDRYWVDAPFSFVSIGYDHDASEHRYRTVEPTLRDEEAVLLETLLEDVRDPLLYREDEGNDIESLLRETIREFLAHYGAEIDTATFYRLFYFIHRDFRGYGPLDPIMHDPHVEDISCDGYELPLFVYHDEYTDIATNVSFEKAALDRFVVRLAQHSGRHISIGDPMVETTLPDGSRAELALGEEVTPRGSAFTIRKYADEPFTPIDLLEYGTFDVEQLAYLWLAIEHNKSLLFAGGTASGKTTSMNAISMFIPPRSKVVTIEDTRELQLSHDNWLSSITRERVHEGTDVTMYDLLRSALRHRPEYIIVGEVRGEEAMTLFQAMNTGHTTYSTMHADSVQTAINRLENEPINVPRSMVQSLDVLAVQTLTRTGDQRVRRNKVLAEIEGVDQRTGELDYSTAYTWNGETDSFRSAGSKLLSEIRDERGWSQQELLTELANRKRFLEYLQANGIADYRRFTALVNEYYSDPDRILETIADETAADVEDTADNVDVAADDMAVAADDVDDATNRAAAADGTADEPTGDDDSGPTRLDSGSANGSIGTESDDARDR, from the coding sequence ATGGACTCCTCAGATCACAACGGCTCGGGCGGAGCGAGAACCAACGGCGAGAGCAACGTCGGCACCCGCCTATCCGATGATTCCGCGGCTACTGACACCGACGGTTCGGATGTGGCCGCCGGCGACCGACTCGAGTCGACGATCGACGCCGCTCGGCGCACGCTCCGACGGTTCGTCGAGACCCTCCGGGGGTCAACCGTGGACATTGGCGCCTACGAGCCAAGCAGTCACGGTCCGCTGGTCACGTTCGACGACCCCCAGGGGCTCGAGGAGATCGACCGCTACTGGGTCGACGCGCCGTTTTCGTTCGTCTCGATCGGCTACGACCACGACGCCAGCGAACACCGGTACCGGACCGTCGAACCGACGCTCCGCGACGAGGAGGCGGTCCTGCTCGAGACGCTGCTCGAAGACGTTCGCGATCCACTGTTGTACCGCGAGGACGAGGGCAACGACATCGAATCGCTGCTCCGGGAGACGATCAGGGAGTTTCTGGCGCACTACGGGGCGGAGATCGACACGGCGACGTTCTACCGCCTGTTTTATTTCATACACCGGGACTTCCGGGGGTACGGCCCGCTCGACCCGATCATGCACGACCCGCACGTCGAGGATATATCCTGTGACGGCTACGAGTTGCCCCTCTTCGTCTACCACGACGAGTATACCGACATCGCGACGAACGTCTCCTTCGAGAAGGCCGCACTCGATCGGTTCGTCGTCCGGCTGGCCCAACACTCCGGCCGACACATCTCCATCGGCGACCCGATGGTCGAGACGACCCTCCCCGACGGCTCCCGGGCCGAACTCGCGCTGGGCGAGGAGGTGACGCCGCGTGGCTCGGCCTTTACGATCCGGAAGTACGCTGACGAACCGTTCACGCCGATCGATCTGCTCGAGTACGGCACGTTCGACGTCGAACAGTTGGCCTACCTCTGGCTCGCGATCGAGCACAACAAGAGCCTGCTCTTCGCGGGCGGCACCGCGTCGGGGAAGACGACCAGCATGAACGCCATCTCGATGTTCATCCCGCCTCGATCGAAGGTGGTGACGATCGAGGACACCCGCGAACTCCAGTTATCTCACGACAACTGGCTCTCCTCGATCACGCGCGAGCGAGTTCACGAGGGAACCGACGTGACGATGTACGACCTGTTGCGATCCGCGCTCAGGCACCGCCCCGAGTACATCATCGTCGGCGAGGTCCGCGGCGAGGAAGCGATGACCCTCTTTCAGGCGATGAACACCGGCCACACGACGTACTCGACGATGCACGCCGATTCGGTGCAGACGGCCATCAACCGGCTCGAGAACGAGCCGATCAACGTTCCCCGGTCGATGGTCCAGAGCCTCGACGTGCTCGCGGTGCAGACGCTGACGCGAACGGGCGATCAGCGCGTGCGCCGGAACAAGGTCCTCGCGGAGATCGAAGGCGTCGACCAGCGGACCGGCGAACTCGATTACTCGACGGCTTACACGTGGAACGGCGAGACCGACAGTTTTCGGAGCGCCGGCAGCAAGCTCCTCTCGGAGATCCGGGACGAACGCGGCTGGAGCCAACAGGAGCTACTAACCGAACTCGCGAACCGAAAGCGGTTCCTCGAGTACCTTCAGGCAAACGGTATCGCCGACTACCGCCGCTTTACTGCGCTCGTCAACGAGTACTACAGCGACCCAGATCGGATCCTCGAGACGATCGCGGACGAAACTGCGGCCGACGTGGAGGATACCGCGGACAATGTGGACGTCGCTGCTGACGATATGGCCGTTGCTGCGGACGACGTAGACGATGCGACGAACCGGGCTGCTGCTGCGGACGGGACCGCCGATGAGCCGACCGGTGACGACGATAGCGGTCCCACCCGCCTCGATTCGGGAAGTGCAAACGGATCGATCGGAACTGAGAGCGACGACGCTCGAGACCGATGA
- a CDS encoding 30S ribosomal protein S15, with the protein MARMHTRRRGSSGSDKPSADEPPEWSDVDSDDIEARVVELAEQGHDPSQVGMKLRDEGVTGTPVPDVKLATGKKITEILEENDAKSEFPEDLRNLMIRAVRLREHVRENQQDFQNKRALQNTEAKVRRLVKYYRGDEIAPDFQYSYEVATELLELEDE; encoded by the coding sequence ATGGCACGAATGCACACCCGCCGTCGCGGCTCGTCCGGTTCGGACAAGCCGTCGGCAGACGAACCGCCGGAGTGGAGCGACGTCGACTCGGACGATATCGAAGCCCGAGTCGTCGAACTGGCAGAACAGGGCCACGATCCCAGTCAGGTCGGGATGAAGCTGCGTGACGAAGGCGTCACCGGCACGCCCGTCCCGGACGTCAAGTTGGCGACCGGGAAGAAGATTACCGAGATCCTCGAGGAGAACGACGCGAAATCGGAGTTCCCCGAGGACCTCCGGAACCTCATGATCCGTGCCGTGCGCCTGCGCGAGCACGTCCGTGAGAACCAGCAGGACTTCCAGAACAAGCGCGCCCTGCAGAACACCGAAGCGAAGGTTCGCCGCCTGGTCAAGTACTACCGCGGCGACGAAATCGCGCCCGACTTCCAGTACTCCTACGAGGTCGCGACCGAGCTGCTCGAACTCGAGGACGAATAA
- a CDS encoding UPF0058 family protein, whose translation MHKDELLELHEELVVIMEYFSEREEVDETLFDHYRQLDVDPSHVHKSKSEHKHAVFVLGNALASAMSEDEFSSAGRIGKRMKELAEDAESKI comes from the coding sequence ATGCATAAAGACGAACTCCTCGAGCTTCACGAAGAACTCGTCGTCATCATGGAGTACTTCTCGGAGCGCGAGGAGGTCGACGAGACGCTGTTCGATCACTACCGACAGCTCGATGTCGACCCCTCGCACGTCCACAAATCAAAGAGCGAACACAAACACGCGGTCTTCGTCCTCGGCAACGCGCTCGCGAGCGCCATGAGCGAAGACGAGTTCTCGAGCGCCGGTCGGATCGGCAAGCGGATGAAGGAACTCGCCGAGGACGCAGAATCGAAGATATAG
- a CDS encoding 30S ribosomal protein S3ae — protein MSERSVSRAKQEKRWYTVLAPEQFDRQELGETPADEPEKVYDRTIETTLGDLNNNASENNTKLTFKITDVGSDSAYTEFVEHSLTRDYLRSLVRRGASKIEAYVTVLTTDDYRVQIQPVAFTTKKADASQEKAIREQMVAMIEEAAEERSFEEIIDSVVEGHLSSAIYGESKTIYPLRRVEIQKATLEAHPEEVAEEEATAVDVDDEDIAADD, from the coding sequence ATGAGTGAACGATCAGTTTCACGTGCGAAACAGGAGAAGCGGTGGTACACCGTCCTGGCACCCGAGCAGTTCGACCGCCAGGAACTCGGCGAAACCCCCGCTGACGAACCGGAAAAGGTCTACGACCGAACCATCGAAACGACGCTCGGCGACCTCAACAACAACGCCAGCGAGAACAACACGAAGCTCACCTTCAAGATCACCGACGTGGGGAGCGACAGCGCGTACACGGAGTTCGTCGAACACTCCCTGACGCGGGACTACCTGCGCTCGCTGGTCCGCCGCGGTGCCTCGAAGATCGAGGCCTACGTCACCGTCCTCACGACGGACGACTACCGCGTCCAGATCCAGCCCGTCGCCTTCACGACGAAAAAGGCCGACGCGAGCCAGGAGAAGGCCATCCGCGAGCAGATGGTCGCAATGATCGAAGAGGCCGCCGAGGAGCGCTCCTTCGAGGAGATCATCGACAGCGTCGTCGAGGGACATCTCTCCTCCGCGATCTACGGCGAATCCAAGACGATCTACCCGCTTCGCCGCGTCGAGATCCAGAAGGCCACCCTCGAGGCACACCCCGAGGAAGTCGCCGAAGAGGAAGCAACTGCGGTCGACGTCGACGACGAAGACATCGCTGCGGACGACTGA
- a CDS encoding DUF998 domain-containing protein, whose product MATRRRIATYCGFAGPIVSLGAIVLATIVAPPETFTWHGRALSDMGRYGAPTFLLFNGGLIVGGLLGFPFAWRLWLESRNRLERVGVALLAVAVVGMIGVGIFFLEHTTLYLETSLHGLAALTVFGVAPFAGWIYGTGAALAGDGRLAVTSFWLGIVHPVAWLGWLVSLGGAIDTGTWFAVPEFVAALAFGGWILSLALTVSRRADSEPDVSAH is encoded by the coding sequence ATGGCGACCAGGAGACGGATCGCGACGTACTGTGGGTTCGCCGGGCCGATCGTCTCACTGGGTGCGATCGTGCTCGCCACGATCGTTGCACCGCCCGAGACGTTCACGTGGCACGGACGGGCGCTTTCCGATATGGGTCGATACGGCGCGCCGACGTTTCTCCTGTTCAACGGTGGACTGATCGTCGGCGGACTGCTCGGTTTCCCCTTCGCGTGGCGGCTGTGGCTCGAGAGTCGAAATCGCCTCGAGCGCGTCGGCGTCGCGCTACTCGCGGTCGCCGTCGTCGGGATGATCGGCGTCGGGATCTTCTTCCTCGAACACACGACCCTCTACCTCGAGACGAGTTTGCACGGCCTCGCGGCACTGACCGTGTTCGGCGTGGCACCGTTTGCGGGGTGGATATACGGTACCGGTGCGGCGCTGGCCGGCGATGGCCGTCTCGCGGTCACCTCATTCTGGCTCGGAATCGTCCACCCTGTTGCGTGGCTGGGCTGGCTGGTGTCCCTCGGCGGTGCAATCGATACCGGAACGTGGTTCGCCGTCCCCGAATTCGTCGCTGCCCTCGCGTTCGGCGGCTGGATCCTCTCGCTGGCACTCACCGTCTCTCGTCGGGCTGACAGCGAACCGGACGTATCGGCCCACTGA
- a CDS encoding exonuclease, which produces MSTEGRSAEPASATSALESAGFVRLIARADGDALAASGLLASALAERETPYQVTVGRTIAERSERVPASSDEDDATILVGAADAAGTDDFVRLAAASRPATLEAVDLVREMGATPDPVLALAGVVAGGSEPGAGESEWLLETARERGLVEQRPGVAVPTADPVDGLAYSTRLHAPWSGDPDATHEALADATDGDPVDFDTDDHRAIGSLVALDVVGADGAADAAASSIGRALRPYATPEGPFATLSGFADVLEALARTEPGTGTALAMGHDVLEAALDAWREHGRRAHAALADASTGRYDGLFVVGIDDGPVEAVAQIAAAYRSPESAVLAVNEGHGPSSNRTQSDDGNDEAAIATRDADPLGATVEGVARELETGATDADSETAADAGTAVEYDVGHRRGYLRYDPDVDKSTIIAAVREFR; this is translated from the coding sequence ATGTCCACCGAGGGTCGATCCGCCGAGCCGGCGTCCGCCACGAGCGCACTCGAGAGCGCCGGCTTCGTCCGCCTGATCGCCCGCGCCGACGGCGACGCACTCGCTGCGAGCGGCCTCCTCGCGAGCGCCCTCGCCGAGCGCGAGACGCCGTACCAGGTGACCGTCGGCCGAACGATCGCGGAGCGATCCGAGCGCGTCCCGGCCTCGAGCGACGAGGACGACGCCACGATCCTCGTTGGCGCCGCCGATGCGGCCGGGACGGACGATTTCGTCCGGCTCGCGGCCGCGAGTCGACCGGCGACGCTGGAAGCCGTCGATCTCGTCCGCGAGATGGGTGCGACGCCGGATCCGGTGCTCGCACTCGCCGGCGTCGTCGCCGGCGGGAGCGAACCCGGTGCCGGCGAGAGCGAGTGGCTCCTCGAGACCGCGCGCGAACGCGGCCTCGTCGAACAGCGACCGGGCGTCGCGGTGCCGACCGCCGATCCGGTCGACGGACTCGCGTACTCGACGCGCCTCCACGCACCGTGGTCGGGCGATCCCGACGCAACGCACGAAGCGCTCGCGGACGCAACCGATGGCGACCCCGTCGACTTCGATACGGACGATCACCGTGCGATCGGCTCGCTGGTTGCACTCGACGTGGTCGGAGCCGACGGAGCGGCCGACGCCGCCGCGTCGTCGATCGGACGCGCACTACGGCCGTACGCCACGCCCGAAGGCCCCTTTGCGACGCTCAGCGGCTTCGCCGACGTGCTCGAGGCCCTGGCCCGAACCGAACCGGGCACGGGAACGGCACTCGCGATGGGACACGACGTCCTCGAGGCGGCACTCGATGCCTGGCGCGAGCACGGACGCCGTGCTCACGCTGCGCTCGCGGACGCCTCGACCGGACGATACGACGGCCTGTTCGTCGTCGGGATCGACGACGGTCCCGTCGAAGCGGTCGCACAGATTGCGGCGGCCTACCGGTCACCGGAGTCGGCCGTTCTCGCCGTCAACGAGGGACACGGTCCCTCGAGCAATCGGACGCAGTCCGATGACGGAAACGACGAGGCTGCCATCGCGACCCGAGACGCCGATCCTCTCGGCGCGACCGTCGAGGGCGTCGCTCGTGAACTCGAGACCGGCGCGACCGACGCGGACTCGGAGACGGCTGCCGACGCCGGCACTGCCGTCGAGTACGACGTCGGCCACCGGCGCGGCTACCTTCGCTACGACCCGGACGTGGACAAATCGACGATCATCGCAGCAGTGAGGGAGTTCCGATGA
- a CDS encoding transcriptional regulator: protein MDSRTQERVEEWDSRPFNGGFDGLSDLADGDFSGAVSATGTWLFMLNGRIVGIIDGDIADFETASGTRYEAPHPSLPLLCTMEERGGEPRAKYYTNETPLREVDGTLQSGSFTGYIELSENVLSGDYYAVYYGGRRMAAAYIGNAERLHTGDDAFERAADEVGIYAVTDVEIDVVDVPGTADADTGSRSETDPTTDAETVDPPVDAGAADLSPAPDSASDPTTDSATDSPTPSIDPIDVSDTDPVATDDAAGSDAIEEAADDEPTLSSEIDLTGEATGITTTDESEAEPESATAGITDSGLSVDLDPASDPDETAADNERTPAEQDARAETESTAYADPDTGSTGSIGSKSESESTSAESGVEGSSADEGTTPDPTDGDSTESEPSTTTETTTASTETAVDPTETVDSAEVDGADTDDPRPTSDDGSASSPDLAEVEAAAEELDQNDISWVDEDDADEDRGADEDDETSAMESSDDDPATAGEEVSAEDGLEEQFEREEEWRETRRIPSIDPENSEAVSDSSAGGREAKSDQSSPDRSSSVQSSNPADTPSNDARSDPKDSAAETSETSPAAASGSRTGRSQDPESERSRSEAADATDPSDERVVALTEKVETLQEHRDALVAKADELEAERDRLQSKNEDLSGTVERLQARIEELETELQRARQREVGETETGASAGTQLSPQQALSGTNLFVRYGSKSQPTLETAHGGNADRSEVASNLRLEHHTGFDSTDAAVDGTPYEEFLESTMEYRFVDWVTEMLLYEIRDTGNADGLGDLYDAIPRIDRAELGATISLADDETEDVPDQVTFDVVAYDKMGNPLVLVTLNDSREPATQELLGELEEAASAVKANYPDLAAAIAVTSSYFEPGALEVAEQATSGGFLSRGSKLSYVNLSRKDGYHLCLVESRSEGFHMNVPEL, encoded by the coding sequence ATGGACTCGCGCACGCAAGAGCGCGTCGAGGAGTGGGACTCCCGCCCATTCAACGGCGGTTTCGACGGTCTCTCCGATCTCGCTGATGGTGATTTCTCCGGTGCAGTATCGGCGACGGGCACGTGGCTCTTTATGCTCAACGGCCGCATCGTCGGCATCATCGATGGCGACATTGCGGACTTCGAGACTGCCTCGGGCACTCGGTACGAGGCACCCCACCCGTCACTCCCCTTACTCTGTACGATGGAAGAACGTGGCGGCGAGCCGCGGGCGAAATACTATACGAACGAGACACCGCTTCGCGAGGTCGACGGCACGCTGCAAAGCGGTTCGTTCACCGGCTACATCGAACTGAGCGAGAACGTGCTCAGCGGCGACTACTACGCCGTCTACTACGGCGGTCGCCGCATGGCCGCGGCCTACATCGGCAACGCCGAACGGCTGCACACCGGGGACGATGCCTTCGAGCGAGCGGCCGACGAGGTCGGCATCTACGCGGTCACCGACGTCGAGATCGATGTCGTCGACGTTCCGGGGACGGCCGACGCCGACACCGGCTCGAGGTCGGAGACGGATCCGACAACGGACGCCGAGACGGTTGACCCACCCGTCGACGCGGGCGCTGCCGACCTGTCCCCGGCTCCCGATTCGGCATCCGATCCGACCACTGACTCAGCTACTGACTCACCGACCCCGTCGATCGACCCGATCGACGTCTCGGACACTGACCCAGTCGCCACCGACGACGCGGCCGGGAGCGACGCAATCGAAGAAGCTGCCGACGACGAGCCGACGCTGTCCTCGGAGATCGACCTGACGGGGGAGGCGACTGGTATCACGACGACCGACGAAAGCGAAGCGGAGCCGGAGTCGGCCACTGCGGGCATTACCGATTCGGGGCTGTCCGTCGATCTCGATCCGGCCTCTGATCCGGACGAGACCGCTGCGGACAACGAACGCACCCCAGCAGAGCAGGACGCGCGCGCGGAGACCGAGTCGACAGCGTACGCGGATCCCGACACCGGATCCACTGGATCGATCGGCTCCAAATCGGAGTCGGAGTCAACATCGGCGGAGTCGGGAGTCGAAGGGTCGTCGGCCGACGAGGGTACCACGCCAGATCCGACGGACGGTGACAGCACTGAGAGCGAGCCGTCGACGACCACGGAGACGACTACAGCGTCCACCGAGACGGCCGTAGATCCGACCGAAACTGTGGATTCCGCCGAGGTCGACGGCGCCGACACCGATGATCCACGACCGACATCGGACGACGGGTCCGCTTCGAGTCCCGACCTCGCGGAGGTCGAGGCGGCGGCCGAGGAACTCGATCAGAACGATATTTCCTGGGTCGACGAGGACGACGCGGACGAAGACCGTGGGGCGGACGAAGACGATGAGACATCGGCAATGGAGTCGTCCGACGACGACCCCGCAACCGCGGGCGAGGAGGTGAGCGCGGAGGACGGCCTCGAGGAACAGTTCGAACGGGAAGAAGAGTGGCGCGAGACGCGACGCATTCCCTCGATCGATCCGGAGAACAGCGAGGCGGTTTCCGACTCGAGTGCGGGCGGACGCGAGGCGAAATCGGATCAATCGTCGCCGGACCGATCCTCGTCGGTGCAGTCGTCGAACCCGGCCGACACCCCGTCGAACGACGCTCGATCGGACCCGAAGGACTCGGCGGCCGAGACGTCGGAAACGTCGCCCGCAGCCGCGTCCGGGTCGCGAACGGGACGATCCCAGGACCCTGAGTCGGAGCGTTCACGGAGTGAGGCCGCCGACGCGACCGACCCGAGCGACGAACGGGTCGTGGCCCTCACCGAGAAGGTCGAGACGCTACAGGAGCACCGCGACGCGCTCGTCGCGAAAGCGGACGAACTCGAGGCCGAACGCGACCGGCTGCAGTCGAAAAACGAGGATCTCTCCGGGACCGTCGAGCGGCTCCAGGCGCGGATCGAGGAGCTCGAGACGGAACTGCAACGCGCCCGTCAGCGCGAGGTCGGCGAGACGGAAACCGGAGCGAGCGCGGGCACCCAGCTCTCGCCCCAGCAGGCGCTCTCGGGGACGAACCTCTTCGTTCGGTACGGGTCGAAGAGTCAGCCGACCCTCGAGACAGCTCACGGCGGCAACGCGGATCGCAGCGAGGTCGCGTCAAACCTCCGACTGGAACACCACACCGGGTTCGATTCGACCGACGCCGCCGTCGACGGGACGCCCTACGAGGAGTTCCTCGAGTCGACGATGGAGTACCGGTTCGTCGACTGGGTCACCGAGATGCTGCTCTACGAGATTCGCGACACCGGCAACGCGGACGGACTGGGCGACCTCTATGACGCGATTCCGCGGATCGACCGGGCCGAACTCGGCGCGACCATCTCGCTCGCGGACGACGAGACCGAGGACGTGCCCGATCAGGTCACCTTCGATGTCGTCGCCTACGACAAAATGGGGAATCCGCTCGTGCTGGTCACGCTCAACGACTCGCGGGAGCCGGCGACGCAGGAACTCCTCGGCGA
- a CDS encoding DUF5793 family protein, which translates to MRREHFTLDVTHIDWVETGGEPKKPVVSIDFTGPATMLRERLTGPGGDVLEASETDVALRLQGPLADDTAGVVSVTNRITGEFILELNEDAADVLQFIQAARGYGDAADDEGRYAVEITLDGDSFVDYEKRTFLVYDDEGSLLRQHSLIPSGVEL; encoded by the coding sequence ATGAGGCGCGAGCACTTCACGTTAGATGTCACTCATATTGACTGGGTCGAGACCGGCGGCGAACCCAAAAAGCCCGTGGTATCGATCGATTTCACCGGCCCGGCGACGATGCTTCGCGAGCGCCTGACCGGTCCCGGCGGCGACGTTCTCGAGGCGAGCGAAACGGACGTAGCCCTCCGATTACAGGGGCCGCTAGCGGACGACACTGCGGGGGTAGTGAGCGTTACTAATCGTATCACCGGCGAGTTCATTCTCGAACTCAACGAGGACGCCGCCGACGTCCTCCAGTTCATTCAGGCCGCGCGCGGGTACGGCGATGCCGCTGACGACGAGGGCCGGTACGCGGTCGAGATCACGCTCGACGGTGACTCGTTCGTCGACTACGAGAAACGAACGTTTCTCGTCTACGACGACGAGGGGAGCCTGCTCCGGCAACACAGTCTCATCCCCAGCGGCGTCGAACTCTGA
- a CDS encoding KEOPS complex subunit Pcc1, with translation MSRRATIRTDHEDAALIARALSPDNTDEMSTTVERDGETTDADDDETTADAAGDETPADATDGTAGTIVTRIDRETTSGLRSTVDDYVVNLEVAIDVMLQARTVQHAEPTDTGPVSERGSDSTHDTTQ, from the coding sequence ATGAGCCGACGCGCGACGATCAGGACGGACCACGAGGACGCGGCCCTCATCGCGCGGGCGCTCAGCCCGGACAACACCGACGAGATGTCGACGACCGTCGAGCGCGACGGTGAGACGACAGACGCGGATGACGACGAGACAACGGCAGACGCCGCAGGCGACGAGACGCCAGCGGACGCGACCGACGGGACGGCGGGCACGATCGTCACGCGGATCGACCGCGAGACGACGAGCGGTCTCCGATCGACGGTCGACGACTACGTCGTCAACCTCGAGGTCGCGATCGACGTGATGTTGCAGGCACGGACAGTACAGCACGCGGAACCGACGGACACGGGACCTGTGTCCGAACGCGGTAGCGACTCAACACACGATACAACACAATGA